One Aphidius gifuensis isolate YNYX2018 linkage group LG5, ASM1490517v1, whole genome shotgun sequence genomic region harbors:
- the LOC122858025 gene encoding uncharacterized protein LOC122858025 isoform X2, which yields MLTSHPEMHEKRDGIGRSQYGSVVDSNDSGGCASMDDKTDQQPSTIQRNTCDPSISAKKLPKKRKFDPSELEEMDKTSNVVINVGQNNTIVHHTLPIVSINQSQQHSPHYHHSVNHHSHQPPQQQQQLHHHYHHLHHQPAQQQQQPMHIQEQEEEQIEKHEPQQPPPPSQQQKQTLADCYESPHDHNIGHLPPQSSAVNYSLRDELPRSNNSHILTTNDTSMSIDLSEWRDHRVLALRESRYYPGVIRSASNGEICIEFDGDNQLVRYTDVLGAGKYDIIGDSSPSVGQVSLDAKVCVKCPTTIGHHDSMKNVFIQGIVCKILTKPSRFVVNIIRDDKSENCTIKRADLRLIQPPWFDELEEGLEDEQMRVDYVGDHSEYRNSLVEASPSGQIIQHHQTPHMSSHNDSTEYYSTADTSPLVGMNNPVHPTSTAMSNGSRPYDDLESEDDLDREDITFPSDAGSSKRSSMQSRGSTSSLVEQRSITPRSQAATPRSQAATPHKYKKGDVVATPNGIRKKFNGKQWRRLCSKEGCSKESQRRGYCSRHLSLKGTGLRGPTGTFSNVGGEETSRDSDTSPNYGDRRMTGRFDQEETEAANMLVSLGSSRSATPAFSSPTAHSSISPCINQSPVPPLGLNQNNVFMPISSPAHHASASLISPGPKWKHSPTQPIFTIQYQQQVIKPEPNRMVRTNRPTNQQQQQQQQQSVGSVPASIGTSVIRISPIGRGISALAWSDQSPPSVVRHPSVVTSMAQQREQQREQQPGIILQHALTTNHQVVDDKTSQHIKPSNSPHIPVSNQPPQNLSFKTQELPVDYAQQNQVQSQPIYIMHTQPLQKLQSITIQQQQQQQQQQQQQQQQTQPVQQIDKKYFVIKNGTDMPPTLHITSGHDDKLYRTNTMNHLGSIQQLQQAPQCQPPPPPPPPPPPPPPPPPAQQQQQQQQQQQQQHQQQNQQQQQPQQQQQHQQQNQQQHQQQNQQQQQQQQSTESTAHTDKLSILPQTNKIGIHSSGIHVDLGRNLQTISTSIVMPSSTTITNVTAPTSVFQHVIVQPSHLVKVTEAPSFRDDITKSNGVVYGNSEISTVYQPHPPPLLNNSARNWKKAYSYQTTVMDQMEVSPPPSALSPPLSAPPIPLSIPNSVTEQPRQITTTNEPGPGSDPITPAEEDDDDVFEPEPILPIEHEASSSKRRSQSLSALHSKDPQSPLKKSVKSAPVLQTKDRIRRPMNAFMIFSKRHRAVVHQRHPNQDNRTVSKILGEWWYALKPEEKQKYHDLAAEVKEAHFRAHPDWKWCSKDRRKSSNTSCKGNEPRGKLNSTGEETDMGPPSDDIPLTPRASDEIYVPVAAVYNNDTSSIADSTNQHITAQTTTTTTTATTTTTTTTTSTATTTTTTTTTASSTTSSSSSTATSTTTLQAMDTTTSDLSIKQEDDTTASDDEQQMVICEDTQQDNESIEKESVKMTEIQETDKHDDDKEEKTFGQCRDRYSPVSGHNIKIDITCRPKPIKALIPTSTIETTTKYHHVSMDKGGGTVSVLSTYPYHSPVNPTGVSGFQPKGGAFITMPVSPKIVKPEPIKIDQKQQQQQQQQQQQQQQHHQQQQQQQQQQYNTQYNVNNLVTNENGRNISKFTTASVLHSIGTKPMMAVLKQQPLPSPTSTYRTTATSDGHYQASPITLTLLDNDLVAVSKHHQQQQQQQQQQQQQQQGNQYICSTTQHQRMFIPNFQIPICESGNRNVTTMQNFISNNKPDTPSVIVAKTYSVSNSNPSTPSYRGHSIGHSIARIAELEKNNDNTAVSNHVQFYNNNNNNNNNNNSSNNNNNNNVKSDQSRNNIDNGNSILLSISNNNDKQHKPPLTPRTPQTPHRNDQNSMEHSTNYSNEDTTTVRASDINQTKGPFMLAPTPAQLGRAPLQRRQSQAITPTSNVADHATNQHFDNHGQNNTSNVEQRQQVQQQNQSQHHQQQQQQQQQQQQQQQQQQQKQQNNENMTLQSPLTKKGSFFKKNVEDGMDRVLEQVNFQEKFSSLPEFKPDDIQSPSAISINTPAGPSTHTPSSVGLHTSNVTSSLQSYRKKTGQSSHRSTLNEEDNETDVSATPKSATSVKLTGNTFFGPDFNVDAFRLNADIGNEAEANSPRTPKTPSGGNNSNCGGTSGGGGGNGVNSSRTEHERGPRKVLEQRRQLVMMLFQEHGYFPTTQATSFFQTKHSDIFPHKTSLQLKIREVRQKLMANPTPMSASNLVSPLPAAEPSPSVTGPLTAPPTSMGAPPSLPVSSSGS from the exons ATGCTGACCTCACATCCCGAAATGCATGAAAAACGTGATGGAATTGGCAGAAGCCAATATGGAAGTGTTGTTGATAGTAATGACAGTGGTGGCTGTGCCAGCATGGATGACAAAACTGATCAACAACCTTCAACAATTCAACGTAATACATGTGATCCATCAATTAGTGCTAAAAAACTTccaaagaaaagaaaatttgatcCATCTGAACTTGAAGAGATGGACAAAACTAGTAATGTTGTTATAAATGTTGgacaaaataatacaattgtacATCATACATTACCAATTGtatcaataaatcaatcacAACAACATTCTcctcattatcatcattcagTAAATCATCATTCCCATCAACCAccacagcaacagcaacaacttcatcatcattatcatcatttgcaTCATCAACCagctcaacaacaacaacaaccaatgCATATACAAGAACAGGAAGAAgaacaaatagaaaaacatgaaCCTCAACAACCTCCACCACCatcacaacaacaaaaacaaacattGGCCGATTGTTATGAATCACCACATGATCATAACATCGGTCATTTACCTCCTCAAAGTTCAGCTGTGAATTATTCATTACGTGATGAATTACCAAGATCAAATAATTCACatatattaacaacaaatgatACATCAATGTCAATTGATTTAAGTGAATGGCGTGATCATCGTGTATTAGCTTTACGTGAATCACGTTATTATCCTGGTGTTATTAGAAGTGCTTCAAATGGTGAAATATGTATTGAATTTGATGGTGATAATCAATTAGTGAGATATACTGATGTACTTGGTGCTGGTAAATATGATATTATTGGTGATTCAAGTCCATCAGTTGGACAAGTATCATTAGATGCTAAAGTTTGTGTTAAATGTCCAACAACAATTGGACATCATGACTCtatgaaaaatgtatttatacaGGGAATTGTGTgcaaaatattaacaaaaccAAGTcgttttgttgttaatattatacGTGATGATAAAAGTGAAAATTGTACAATTAAAAGAGCTGATTTACGGCTCATTCAACCACCATGGTTTGATGAATTAGAAGAAGGATTAGAAGATGAACAAATGCGAGTTGATTATGTTGgtg ATCATAGCGAATATAGAAATTCATTGGTTGAAGCTTCACCATCAggacaaattattcaacatcatcaaacaCCACATATGTCATCGCACAATGACTCAACCGAGTATTACAGTACAGCTGATACAAGTCCTTTGGTAGGAATGAATAATCCAGTACATCCTACATCCACTGCAATGAGCAATGGTAGTCGTCCTTATGATGATCTTGAAAGTGAAGATGATCTTGACAGAGAAGATATAACATTCCCCTCTGATGCag GAAGCAGTAAAAGAAGTAGTATGCAAAGTCGAGGAAGTACAAGCAGTTTAGTTGAACAACGTAGTATAACTCCACGTTCTCAAGCTGCAACACCCag atctCAGGCAGCAACGccacataaatataaaaaaggtgATGTAGTAGCAACACCAAATggcattagaaaaaaatttaatggtaAACAATGGCGTCGTTTATGTAGTAAAGAAGGTTGCTCAAAAGAAAGTCAAAGACGTGGTTATTGTTCACGTCATTTGAGTCTTAAAGGTACTGGTTTACGTGGACCAACTGGTACATTTAGTAATGTTGGTGGTGAAGAAACATCAAGAGATTCTGATACATCACCAAATTATGGTGATCGTCGTATGACAGGACGTTTTGATCAAGAAGAAACTGAAGCAGCAAATATGCTAGTATCATTAGGTAGTTCACGTTCAGCTACACCAGCATTTTCATCACCAACAGCTCATTCTTCCATATCACCATGTATTAATCAATCACCAGTACCACCACTTggtttaaatcaaaataatgtatttatgCCAATATCAAGTCCTGCACATCATGCCTCAGCTTCTCTCATATCACCTGGTCCAAAATGGAAACATTCACCAACTCAACCAATTTTTACAAtacaatatcaacaacaagttATTAAACCAGAACCAAATAGAATGGTGAGAACAAATAGACCAACaaatcaacagcaacaacaacaacaacaacaatcagtTGGATCTGTACCAGCAAGTATTGGTACAAGTGTCATTAGAATATCACCAATTGGTCGTGGAATTTCAGCACTTGCATGGTCTGATCAAAGTCCACCATCAGTAGTTAGACATCCATCAGTTGTTACATCAATGGCACAACAAAGAGAACAACAACGTGAACAACAACCAGGGATAATATTACAACATGCACTTACAACAAATCATCAAGTAGTTGATGATAAAACTTCACAACATATAAAACCTTCAAATTCACCTCATATACCTGTATCAAATCAACCACCACaaaatttaagttttaaaaCACAAGAATTACCGGTCGACTATGCACAACAAAATCAAGTACAAAGCCAACCAATTTATATTATGCATACTCAACCATtgcaaaaattacaaagtatcacaattcaacaacaacaacaacaacaacagcaacaacaacaacagcaacaacaaacaCAACCAGTtcaacaaattgataaaaaatattttgtaataaaaaatggtaCTGATATGCCACCAACTTTACATATAACAAGTGgtcatgatgataaattatataggACAAATACAATGAATCATCTTGGATCGATTCAGCAATTACAACAAGCACCTCAATGTCAgccacctccaccaccacctcctCCTCCACCACCGCCACCACCTCCTCCACCAgcacaacagcaacaacaacaacaacaacagcaacaacaacagcatcaacaacaaaatcaacagcaacagcagccacaacagcaacagcaacatcaacaacaaaatcaacagcaacatcaacaacaaaatcaacagcaacaacaacagcaacaatcaACAGAATCCACTGCTCATAccgataaattatcaattttaccacaaacaaataaaattggtaTTCATTCATCAGGAATTCATGTTGATTTAGGaagaaatttacaaacaatttCAACTAGTATTGTTATGCCATCATCTACAACAATTACAAATGTAACAGCTCCAACAAGTGTCTTTCAGCATGTTATAGTACAACCCAGTCATCTTGTTAAAGTCACTGAGGCTCCATCATTTCGTGATGATATTACTAAAAGCAATGGAGTTGTtt atGGCAATTCTGAAATTTCAACTGTTTATCAACCTCATCCTCCACCATTGCTCAACAATTCAGCACGTAATTGGAAAAAAg CTTATTCCTACCAGACAACAGTAATGGACCAGATGGAGGTAAGTCCTCCACCATCTGCATTGAGTCCACCATTGAGTGCTCCACCGATACCATTGAGTATCCCAAATTCAGTAACTGAACAACCTAgacaaataacaacaacaaatgaacCTGGCCCAGGATCAGATCCAATAACACCTgctgaagaagatgatgatgatgtttttgAGCCTGAACCAATATTACCAATCGAACATGAGGCCAGTTCAAGTAAACGAAGAAGTCAATCACTCAGTGCATTACACTCAAAAGATCCTCAAAGTCCACTCAAg AAAAGTGTAAAGAGTGCTCCTGTTTTGCAGACCAAGGATCGTATACGTCGACCAATGAATGCGTTTATGATATTTTCAAAACGTCATCGTGCTGTTGTACATCAACGTCATCCAAATCAGGACAATCGTACTGTATCAAAAATACTTGGTGAATGGTGGTATGCATTGAAGCctgaagaaaaacaaaaatatcatgatCTTGCTGCAGAAGTTAAAGAAGCACATTTTAGAGCACATCCAGACTGGAAATGGTGCAGTAAAGATAGaagaaaatcatcaaatacaaGTTGTAAAGGTAATGAACCACGTGGAAAACTAAATAGTACAGGAGAAGAGACAGATATGGGACCACCAAGTGATGATATACCTTTAACACCTCGTGCTTCTGATGAAATATATGTACCTGTAGCTGcagtttataataatgatacatcAAGTATTGCTGATAGTACTAATCAACATATAACAgcacaaacaacaacaacgacgacgacagcaacaacaacgacaacaacgACGACGACGTCAACAgcaacgacaacaacaacaacaacaacaacagcatcatcaacaacatcatcatcatcatcaacagcaacatcaacaacaacattacaAGCAATGGATACAACAACTTCTGATTTGTCTATTAAACAAGAAGATGACACAACTGCCTCGGATGATGAACAACAAATGGTTATTTGTGAAGATACTCAACAAGATAACGAATCTATAGAAAAAGAAAGTGTTAAAATGACAGAGATACAAGAGACTGATAAACacgatgatgataaagaagaaaaaacttTTGGACAATGTCGAGATAGATATTCACCAGTAAGTGgacataatataaaaattgatataactTGTCGTCCAAAACCAATTAAAGCATTAATTCCAACAAGTACaattgaaacaacaacaaaatatcatcATGTGTCAATGGATAAAGGTGGTGGTACTGTTTCTGTATTATCAACTTATCCTTATCATAGTCCAGTTAATCCAACTGGCGTATCTGGTTTTCAGCCAAAAGGTGGTGCATTTATTACCATGCCAGTTTCACCAAAAATTGTCAAACCTGAACctataaaaattgatcaaaaacaacagcagcaacaacagcaacaacaacaacaacaacaacaacatcatcagcaacaacaacagcagcaacaacaacaatacaatacacaatataatgttaataatttagtgACTAATGAAAATGGTagaaatatatcaaaatttacaaCAGCATCGGTGCTACATTCAATTGGTACAAAACCGATGATGGCTGTATTAAAACAACAACCATTACCATCACCAACATCTACATATAgaacaacagcaacatcagATGGTCACTATCAAGCTTCACCAATAACTTTGACATTACTTGATAATGATTTAGTTGCTGTTTCAaagcatcatcaacaacagcaacaacagcaacagcaacagcaacaacaacaacaaggtaatcaatatatttgttCAACAACACAACATCAAAGAATGTTTATACCAAATTTTCAAATACCAATATGTGAAAGTGGTAATCGTAATGTTACAACAatgcaaaattttatatcaaataataaacctGATACTCCAAGTGTTATTGTTGCAAAAACATATTCAGTATCAAATTCAAATCCAAGTACACCAAGTTATCGGGGTCATTCAATTGGTCATTCAATTGCTAGAATTgctgaattagaaaaaaataatgataatacagCTGTTTCAAATCATGTACAAttttataacaacaacaacaataataataacaacaacaatagtagcaataataataataacaacaatgttAAATCAGATCaatcaagaaataatattgataatggtaATAGTAttcttttatcaatatcaaataataatgataaacaacATAAACCACCATTAACACCACGCACACCACAGACACCTCATCGAAATGATCAAAATAGCATGGAACATTcaacaaattattcaaatgagGATACAACAACAGTCAGGGCAAGTGATATTAATCAAACAAAAGGACCATTTATGCTTGCACCAACACCTGCACAACTTGGTCGTGCACCATTACAAAGAAGACAATCACAAGCAATAACTCCAACGTCAAATGTGGCTGATCATGCAACGAATCAACATTTTGACAATCATGGACAAAATAATACGTCAAATGTCGAACAACGTCAACAggtacaacaacaaaatcaatcacaacatcatcagcaacagcaacaacaacaacaacaacaacaacaacaacaacaacaacaacaacaaaaacaacaaaataatgaaaatatgacTTTACAATCACCATTAACGAAAAAAGGttcttttttcaagaaaaatgtTGAAGATGGAATGGAcag AGTTCTTGAACAAgttaattttcaagaaaaattttcatcgttACCTGAATTTAAACCTGACGATATCCAAAGTCCAAGTGCAATAAGTATAAATACACCAGCTGGTCCTTCTACACATACACCAAGCTCTGTTGGTTTGCATACGTCAAATGTAACATCAAGCCTTCAaagttatagaaaaaaaacaggaCAAAGTTCTCATAGATCTACAC tTAATGAAGAAGACAATGAGACTGATGTATCTGCAACACCAAAATCAGCAACAAGTGTTAAATTAACTGGAAATACATTTTTTGGACCAGATTTTAATGTTGATGCATTTAGATTGAATGCTGATATTGGTAATGAGGCGGAAGCAAATTCACCAAGAACACCAAAAACTCCAAGTGGtggtaataatagtaattgtGGTGGTAcaagtggtggtggtggtggtaatggtgTTAATTCATCAAGAACTGAACATGAACGTGGACCACGTAAAGTTCTTGAACAACGTAGACAACTTGTTATGATGTTATTTCAAGAACACGGTTATTTTCCAACAACTCAAGCAACTTCATTCTTCCAAACAAAGCACTCTGATATATTTCCACATAAAACAAGTCTTCAACTTAAAATACGTGAAGTTAGACAAAAATTGATGGCAAATCCAACTCCAATGAGTGCAAGTAATTTAGTTAGTCCTTTACCAGCCGCTGAGCCATCACCCAGCGTCActg GACCCTTGACTGCTCCTCCAACGTCTATGGGAGCTCCACCTTCACTGCCTGTTAGCAGTAGTGGTAGCTAG